One stretch of Priestia megaterium DNA includes these proteins:
- the galT gene encoding UDP-glucose--hexose-1-phosphate uridylyltransferase — MSVNIHEEITRLIQYGLQKNLLTKWDIDVVRNKLLEVLRLDECIMVEVKEERLEHPAAILDNMLDWAAENNRIAENSITYRDLFDTEIMGCFASMPSEVNRTFYDHYQQSPQKATSYYYKLSKDIHYIRRDRIAKNERWVTNTDFGELEITINLSKPEKDPKAIAASKSLKESNYPLCLLCKENAGYAGRINHPARQNHRIIPVELQEELWYMQFSPYVYYNEHAIVFASEHTPMHISKQTFKRLLAFVEQFPHYFLGSNADLPIVGGSILTHDHFQGGYHDFPMAKAKINKLFSLKAYPDVKAGIVHWPMSVVRLQSSRLAPLVEAADFILKKWKSYSDQSADILAFTDQTPHNTVTPIARKRGDLYELDLVLRNNRTNGKHPDGIYHPHAEVHHIKKENIGLIEVMGLAVLPGRLKDEMSLVSKGLVQNNLSELASRHDQVKKHVKWAEQIKKKYPHIEAENVQSILQQELGLVFATILEHAGVFKQNTEGQLAFSRFMNSLNEA; from the coding sequence ATGTCAGTCAACATTCATGAAGAAATCACCCGACTTATTCAATATGGTTTACAAAAGAATCTATTAACAAAATGGGATATAGATGTGGTGAGAAATAAACTGCTGGAAGTGTTAAGGCTCGACGAATGTATTATGGTAGAAGTCAAAGAAGAACGTCTGGAACATCCAGCTGCTATTTTAGACAACATGCTTGATTGGGCTGCAGAAAACAATCGAATCGCCGAGAATTCTATCACGTATAGAGATTTATTCGATACCGAAATAATGGGATGCTTTGCAAGCATGCCTTCAGAGGTTAATCGGACATTTTATGATCACTATCAGCAAAGCCCTCAAAAAGCCACAAGCTATTATTATAAGCTGTCAAAAGACATTCACTATATTCGCAGAGATCGAATTGCTAAAAACGAAAGATGGGTAACAAACACTGACTTTGGAGAACTTGAAATTACCATCAACTTATCAAAGCCGGAAAAAGATCCAAAAGCAATTGCAGCAAGCAAATCATTGAAGGAAAGCAACTATCCGCTGTGCCTTCTCTGTAAAGAAAATGCTGGTTATGCAGGTCGCATTAACCACCCAGCTCGTCAAAATCACAGAATTATTCCTGTGGAATTGCAGGAAGAGCTGTGGTACATGCAGTTTTCACCTTATGTTTATTATAATGAACATGCCATTGTTTTTGCGAGTGAACATACACCCATGCATATTTCAAAGCAAACGTTTAAGCGGCTGCTTGCCTTCGTTGAACAATTTCCACATTATTTTTTAGGATCAAATGCAGATCTACCCATCGTAGGAGGATCTATTTTAACTCATGACCACTTTCAAGGCGGCTATCATGATTTTCCTATGGCTAAAGCAAAAATAAATAAATTGTTCTCTCTTAAAGCATATCCAGACGTGAAAGCTGGAATTGTTCATTGGCCGATGTCGGTCGTTCGTCTTCAAAGTTCGCGCCTTGCACCATTAGTGGAAGCAGCGGATTTCATTTTGAAGAAATGGAAATCATATAGTGATCAAAGTGCTGATATTTTAGCTTTTACAGATCAAACTCCTCACAACACGGTCACGCCTATTGCTCGAAAAAGAGGAGATTTGTATGAATTAGATTTAGTACTGCGAAACAATCGAACAAACGGCAAACATCCAGATGGCATTTATCATCCGCATGCAGAAGTTCATCATATAAAAAAAGAGAACATAGGTTTAATCGAAGTAATGGGGCTTGCGGTTTTACCTGGTCGTTTGAAAGACGAAATGAGTCTAGTGTCCAAAGGGTTAGTTCAGAATAACCTGAGCGAGTTAGCCAGCAGACATGATCAAGTGAAAAAACACGTGAAGTGGGCCGAACAAATCAAGAAAAAATATCCACATATTGAAGCGGAAAATGTCCAAAGCATTCTCCAACAAGAGCTCGGTTTGGTCTTTGCAACTATTTTAGAACATGCAGGTGTGTTTAAACAAAATACTGAAGGGCAGCTCGCATTCAGTCGTTTTATGAATTCGTTAAATGAAGCGTAA
- a CDS encoding NAD-dependent epimerase/dehydratase family protein: protein MGNVVVIGANRFIGFHLCMAFLDEGTEVKGYTHSAHKEEDDLQEEMKFFLGRNANYVSTEVGDSLDMITSETDIVYFTYFDGGDFYHPDFLRQEMQKAQQVLIQALNKCRQFNIRFVFVSTMRVFGDQQRKIEETTIPEPDSSEGRLYVHFERMVEKYKDDGWPIIIVRTPTLYGPWQPLSMCYSKNIAGYEEAFNIMEGTDFIIYIEDAVSALRRCKTAAYSYEVVHLVEEKLQPWSAGANITHMEVKEEAAQEKYEISRKAKELLHFSSRVTAKEGIYLQKKHMRTFFLPLH from the coding sequence ATGGGAAATGTAGTAGTAATAGGGGCAAACCGCTTTATTGGTTTTCATTTATGTATGGCTTTTTTAGACGAAGGTACAGAAGTAAAAGGATATACACATTCTGCTCATAAAGAAGAAGATGATTTGCAGGAAGAGATGAAATTTTTCTTAGGGCGAAACGCTAATTATGTATCAACTGAAGTAGGAGATTCATTAGATATGATTACCTCAGAAACGGATATTGTCTACTTCACGTATTTCGATGGAGGAGATTTTTATCATCCTGATTTTTTAAGACAGGAAATGCAAAAAGCGCAGCAAGTGCTCATTCAAGCGCTTAACAAATGCCGTCAATTCAACATTCGATTTGTGTTTGTTTCTACCATGCGCGTATTTGGAGACCAGCAGCGAAAGATTGAAGAAACAACGATTCCAGAACCGGACAGTAGTGAAGGAAGGCTATACGTTCATTTTGAGCGAATGGTAGAAAAATATAAAGATGATGGATGGCCCATTATAATTGTCAGAACGCCGACTCTTTACGGACCTTGGCAGCCTTTGTCAATGTGCTATTCTAAAAATATTGCCGGGTACGAAGAGGCTTTTAACATTATGGAAGGCACGGATTTTATTATTTATATTGAAGATGCCGTCAGTGCACTTAGACGCTGTAAAACTGCTGCATATTCATATGAAGTGGTTCATTTAGTTGAAGAAAAGTTACAGCCTTGGAGCGCAGGAGCAAACATTACTCATATGGAGGTGAAGGAAGAAGCGGCTCAAGAAAAATATGAAATCAGCAGGAAAGCGAAAGAACTGCTGCATTTTTCTTCAAGAGTAACGGCTAAAGAAGGCATTTATCTGCAAAAAAAACATATGAGAACATTCTTTTTACCTCTTCATTAA
- a CDS encoding NAD(P)-dependent oxidoreductase — MTKEKIGFIGTGVMGQSMAGHLIDAGYEVLVYTRTKNRAQALLEKGAKWKETVPEVAEQSDVIITMVGYPHDVKEIYLGKDGIIHNAKKGCYTIDMTTSSPILAREIYQAAKEKHIHALDAPVSGGDIGAQKATLAIMVGGDSEAFSAVTPILKKMGTNIVLQGSAGAGQHTKMCNQIAIASNMMGVCEAILYAEKAGLDPNTVLKSIETGAAGSWSLSNLAPRMIKGDFEPGFYIKHFIKDMKIAIESAEEMELYTPGLKLAKSLYEQLEKQGDDNKGTQALYILLKQHALTV; from the coding sequence GTGACTAAAGAAAAAATTGGTTTTATCGGAACAGGCGTTATGGGTCAAAGCATGGCCGGGCATTTAATTGACGCAGGATATGAAGTCCTTGTTTATACACGAACAAAAAATCGTGCTCAAGCACTACTTGAAAAAGGGGCCAAATGGAAAGAAACCGTTCCAGAAGTGGCCGAACAATCTGATGTTATTATCACCATGGTAGGCTACCCTCACGATGTAAAAGAGATTTATTTAGGAAAAGACGGCATTATACATAATGCAAAGAAAGGCTGCTATACAATTGATATGACGACATCGAGCCCTATACTTGCTCGTGAGATTTATCAAGCAGCAAAAGAGAAGCACATTCATGCGCTTGACGCTCCTGTTTCAGGAGGAGATATTGGGGCTCAGAAAGCAACCTTAGCGATTATGGTAGGAGGCGATTCTGAAGCATTCTCTGCCGTTACACCTATACTAAAAAAAATGGGGACAAATATCGTTCTTCAAGGAAGCGCTGGTGCTGGTCAACATACAAAAATGTGCAATCAAATTGCTATTGCCTCTAATATGATGGGTGTATGCGAAGCTATACTTTATGCTGAAAAAGCCGGATTAGATCCGAATACCGTTCTAAAAAGTATTGAAACAGGCGCAGCGGGAAGCTGGTCGTTAAGTAATTTAGCTCCTCGCATGATTAAAGGAGACTTCGAACCAGGTTTTTATATTAAACACTTCATTAAAGATATGAAGATTGCCATTGAATCAGCTGAAGAAATGGAGCTGTATACACCAGGGCTAAAATTAGCAAAATCGCTTTATGAACAGCTCGAAAAACAAGGCGATGATAATAAAGGAACACAGGCTCTGTATATCCTTTTGAAACAGCATGCCCTAACTGTATAA
- a CDS encoding ABC transporter ATP-binding protein, translating to MDKKPVESTPLLEVKNLQTAFSINDSWHNAVDDVSFQVGRKRIVGVVGESGCGKSVLSLSVIGLLPKVNSQIRSGSVLFNGKNLTHLSEDEMNDVRGKDISMIFQEPMTSLNPVLTIGYQLQEVLFNHMNISKAEAREKSIALLKGVGISRSEKLIDEYPHQLSGGMRQRVMIAIAVACQPKLLIADEPTTALDVTVQAQILELLKEIQESNDMSIIMITHDLGVVAEMCDEVIVMYGGKIVEHTDVDTLFYAPKHPYTKALLHSIPRMEDDVEVLNTIKGIVPSLVNMPRTGCRFVNRCPHAMEDCSSVTPVLRQESKGHEVACLLYKNSYPSKGVKTS from the coding sequence ATGGATAAAAAGCCCGTCGAATCAACACCTTTATTAGAAGTGAAAAATTTACAAACTGCTTTTTCCATTAATGATTCCTGGCATAATGCTGTGGACGACGTGTCGTTTCAAGTCGGACGAAAGCGAATTGTAGGAGTTGTAGGAGAATCTGGCTGTGGAAAAAGCGTATTGTCTTTATCCGTTATTGGGCTATTACCTAAAGTAAATAGTCAAATTAGAAGCGGAAGCGTTTTATTTAACGGAAAGAATCTTACGCACTTATCAGAAGATGAGATGAATGATGTTCGGGGGAAAGACATCTCAATGATTTTCCAAGAACCGATGACATCCCTTAATCCTGTGTTAACCATTGGGTATCAGCTGCAGGAAGTATTGTTTAACCATATGAATATATCGAAAGCGGAAGCGCGTGAAAAAAGCATTGCGCTTTTAAAAGGCGTTGGTATTTCGAGATCCGAAAAGCTCATCGATGAATATCCGCATCAGCTGTCAGGAGGAATGAGGCAGCGTGTCATGATTGCCATAGCGGTAGCTTGTCAGCCTAAACTTTTAATTGCTGATGAGCCGACAACGGCCCTAGATGTTACGGTTCAAGCTCAAATTTTAGAATTGCTAAAAGAAATTCAAGAAAGCAATGATATGTCTATTATTATGATTACACATGATTTAGGAGTAGTTGCTGAGATGTGTGACGAAGTGATTGTCATGTATGGCGGAAAAATTGTTGAGCATACAGATGTTGATACGTTATTTTATGCCCCAAAACATCCGTACACGAAAGCGCTTCTTCACTCAATTCCACGCATGGAAGATGATGTAGAAGTATTAAATACGATCAAAGGAATTGTGCCTTCTCTTGTAAACATGCCGCGGACAGGCTGTCGTTTCGTTAACCGATGTCCTCATGCAATGGAAGACTGCAGTTCCGTTACGCCTGTTCTTCGCCAGGAGTCAAAGGGGCATGAGGTCGCATGCCTGCTGTATAAAAATAGCTATCCGTCAAAAGGAGTGAAGACAAGCTAA
- a CDS encoding ComZ family protein: MEEQNMQFMQIAMKYLPEAKQILDETGVELSMEHVQPVLTLLTKVMNDAYELGKQDALAENENN, encoded by the coding sequence ATGGAAGAGCAAAATATGCAATTCATGCAAATTGCAATGAAGTACTTGCCAGAAGCAAAGCAGATCTTAGATGAAACAGGCGTTGAGCTATCAATGGAACACGTACAGCCGGTATTGACATTACTAACAAAAGTAATGAACGACGCCTATGAGCTTGGCAAGCAAGATGCATTAGCCGAAAATGAAAACAACTAA
- the opp4A gene encoding oligopeptide ABC transporter substrate-binding protein — MMKKKSFLSLVSILLVLSLILAACSGGSSSSSSSKEGGETKTEGAKTDKPKDGGTITYGIDGAPEGLFEYALYGSAYDSQILEFINEGLFTYDKKLKIKSDLATWDVSGDKLTYTFKLKKGIKWHNGDPLTADDFKYTYETIADKDYTGPRYVNVEHIKGAQEYHDGKTDSISGVEVVDPQTFKVTFKEVRVNNLDNLWPYPMPKKYYEGIAVKDLAESKQVRKEPIGVGPFKVKKVVASEYVQMERNDDYWKGKPHLDGVVVKVLDPSVSAGALKKGDVDIMDVRPADLGQVEKAENLDFLEGKSTSYSYIGLRFGHRDQKAGKNVDDYEKFKDLKLRQALLYAIDRKAMVKAFMNDKAVVSNTVIPSVFWIAADQKDLTKYKYSPEKAKKLLAEAGYKDKNNDGFVEDPNGKPLTISFGHYAGPANFEGRAKAIMQAWNDIGIKTKLATGSLVEFNLYNEMKDNDDKALEAFFGSWDTGSDPDPTGLWSSNAEWNYGRWGNKESDEMLKDGLSEKSFDDKYRKDVYVKWQKFFNEQLPALPLWENINIYAVNKRVKNVTLDPSTVVVDPEKWSVTE, encoded by the coding sequence ATGATGAAAAAGAAATCGTTTTTATCACTTGTTTCCATTTTGCTTGTGCTATCGCTTATTCTAGCGGCATGCAGCGGTGGAAGCAGTTCTTCATCTTCTAGTAAAGAAGGCGGAGAAACAAAAACTGAAGGTGCAAAAACAGACAAGCCAAAAGATGGCGGAACGATTACGTATGGGATTGACGGAGCGCCGGAAGGGCTTTTTGAGTACGCATTGTATGGTAGTGCATATGATAGCCAAATCTTAGAATTTATCAATGAAGGTCTCTTTACTTATGATAAGAAATTAAAGATTAAATCTGACTTAGCTACTTGGGACGTGAGTGGTGATAAACTAACTTACACGTTTAAATTAAAGAAGGGCATTAAGTGGCATAACGGAGATCCATTAACTGCAGATGATTTTAAATATACGTATGAAACGATTGCCGATAAAGACTATACAGGTCCACGCTATGTAAACGTTGAGCATATTAAAGGCGCTCAAGAATATCACGACGGCAAAACGGATTCTATTTCTGGAGTTGAAGTAGTAGATCCGCAAACATTTAAAGTAACGTTTAAAGAAGTTCGTGTAAATAACTTAGACAATCTATGGCCGTATCCAATGCCGAAAAAGTACTATGAAGGAATTGCTGTAAAAGATCTTGCAGAGTCCAAACAAGTTCGTAAAGAGCCTATTGGTGTTGGACCGTTTAAAGTGAAAAAAGTGGTAGCAAGTGAATATGTCCAAATGGAGCGTAATGATGATTATTGGAAAGGTAAACCTCATCTCGATGGTGTTGTTGTAAAAGTACTGGATCCATCTGTTTCCGCCGGAGCATTGAAAAAAGGCGATGTCGACATTATGGATGTTCGTCCAGCTGATTTAGGGCAAGTTGAAAAAGCAGAAAACTTAGACTTTTTGGAAGGGAAATCAACTAGTTATTCGTATATTGGTCTACGATTTGGACATCGTGATCAAAAGGCCGGTAAAAACGTAGATGATTACGAAAAGTTCAAAGATCTAAAACTTCGTCAAGCATTGCTTTATGCAATAGATAGAAAAGCAATGGTAAAAGCATTTATGAACGACAAAGCGGTTGTTTCTAATACAGTTATTCCGTCTGTATTCTGGATTGCTGCTGACCAAAAAGATTTAACAAAGTACAAGTATAGTCCAGAAAAAGCTAAAAAATTATTAGCTGAAGCTGGTTATAAAGACAAGAATAATGACGGTTTTGTAGAAGATCCAAATGGAAAACCACTTACGATCTCATTCGGTCACTATGCTGGTCCAGCCAACTTCGAGGGTCGTGCGAAGGCTATTATGCAAGCATGGAATGATATTGGTATTAAAACAAAATTAGCAACGGGTTCACTTGTTGAATTTAACTTGTACAATGAAATGAAAGATAACGACGATAAGGCGTTAGAAGCGTTCTTTGGTTCTTGGGACACTGGTTCAGATCCAGATCCTACAGGATTATGGAGCTCTAATGCTGAATGGAACTATGGACGTTGGGGAAATAAGGAATCTGACGAAATGCTTAAAGACGGTTTGAGTGAAAAATCATTTGATGATAAATACCGTAAAGATGTATATGTAAAATGGCAAAAATTCTTTAATGAGCAGCTGCCAGCACTTCCTTTATGGGAAAATATCAATATTTATGCTGTGAATAAGCGTGTGAAAAACGTAACTCTAGATCCATCAACGGTAGTTGTAGATCCGGAGAAATGGTCTGTAACGGAATAA
- the fabF gene encoding beta-ketoacyl-ACP synthase II, with the protein MNKKRVVVTGLGGLTPIGNDVETAWKNAVAGVSGVGPLTRLDADEFPAKVAAEVKDFNVEDFIDRKEARKMDRFTQYAMVAALAAVKDADLTITEEIAPNVGVWIGSGIGGMETFENQYSTLLEKGARRVSPFFIPMMIPDMATGQVSIALGAKGVNSCTVTACATGTNSIGDAFKVIQRGDADVMVTGGTEAPITRLSIAGFCANKALSTNPDPATASRPFDKDRDGFVMGEGAGVIVLEELEHALARGARIYAEIVGYGSTGDAHHITAPAPGGEGGVRAMRHAIEDAGLQPSDIDYINAHGTSTGYNDKFETMAIKEVFGDHAQKVAISSTKSMTGHLLGAAGGVEAIFSVKAIQDGILPPTINYQTPDEECDLDYIPNKARKQEVKAVLSNSLGFGGHNATIIFKKYEA; encoded by the coding sequence ATGAATAAAAAACGTGTAGTTGTAACAGGACTTGGTGGGCTTACACCAATTGGAAATGACGTAGAAACAGCTTGGAAAAACGCAGTAGCAGGCGTGTCTGGCGTTGGTCCTTTAACAAGGCTAGATGCAGATGAATTCCCGGCTAAAGTAGCGGCTGAAGTAAAAGATTTTAACGTGGAAGATTTTATTGACCGCAAAGAGGCTCGTAAGATGGATCGCTTTACTCAATATGCGATGGTAGCTGCATTGGCGGCTGTTAAAGATGCAGATTTGACTATTACAGAAGAAATTGCTCCAAACGTCGGCGTTTGGATTGGTTCTGGAATTGGCGGTATGGAAACGTTTGAAAACCAATATTCAACGTTATTAGAAAAAGGTGCCCGCCGTGTAAGTCCATTCTTCATTCCGATGATGATTCCTGATATGGCAACAGGACAAGTTTCTATTGCTTTAGGGGCGAAAGGCGTGAATTCTTGTACGGTAACGGCATGTGCAACAGGTACAAACTCTATTGGTGATGCGTTTAAAGTAATTCAACGCGGAGATGCAGACGTGATGGTGACGGGCGGTACGGAAGCGCCAATCACGCGTTTATCTATTGCTGGTTTCTGTGCGAATAAAGCACTTTCTACAAATCCAGATCCTGCAACGGCATCTCGTCCGTTTGATAAAGACCGTGACGGCTTCGTTATGGGAGAAGGTGCGGGTGTTATTGTGCTTGAAGAGCTTGAACATGCACTAGCGCGCGGCGCACGTATTTATGCTGAAATTGTGGGCTATGGTTCAACAGGAGATGCTCATCATATCACAGCGCCAGCTCCAGGAGGAGAAGGCGGCGTTCGTGCAATGCGCCATGCGATTGAAGATGCAGGCCTACAGCCAAGTGATATTGATTACATCAATGCTCACGGTACAAGTACAGGCTACAATGATAAATTTGAAACAATGGCTATTAAAGAAGTATTTGGTGATCACGCTCAAAAAGTAGCAATTAGTTCAACAAAGTCAATGACTGGCCACTTGTTAGGAGCTGCTGGCGGAGTGGAAGCTATTTTTAGTGTGAAGGCAATTCAAGACGGTATTCTTCCTCCAACAATTAACTATCAAACACCTGATGAAGAGTGCGACTTAGACTACATTCCAAACAAAGCACGCAAGCAAGAAGTAAAAGCGGTGCTAAGCAACTCACTTGGATTTGGCGGTCACAATGCAACAATCATCTTTAAAAAATACGAAGCATAA
- a CDS encoding ABC transporter ATP-binding protein: MTKAVKDVLLEVQHLKTYYPIHGGFFRKKIGDVKAVDGISFAIRKGETLGLVGESGCGKSTAGRTILRLLEPTSGKIIFDGKDITEVKGTSLRKIRQDFQMVFQDPYASLNPMQMVGDVISEPIRNFTGKSTNQLKSEVMNLLTKVGLPEDAYYKYPHEFSGGQRQRIGIARALALRPKLIIADEPVSALDVSVQSQVLNLLKELQQEFDLTFLFIAHDLSVVKHMSDRIGVMYLGGLVEIADKKSLYAEPLHPYTQALVSAIPEPDPRKKKQRIILQGDVPSPIDPPKGCAFHPRCIHAMAECSQTKPALKEVRSGHQVACHLYNS; the protein is encoded by the coding sequence ATGACTAAAGCGGTGAAAGATGTATTGCTAGAAGTTCAGCATTTAAAAACCTACTATCCTATTCACGGCGGATTTTTTCGAAAGAAAATTGGTGATGTAAAAGCAGTTGACGGTATTTCTTTTGCTATTCGAAAAGGAGAAACACTCGGTCTAGTAGGAGAATCTGGCTGTGGAAAATCCACGGCAGGAAGAACGATTCTAAGACTGTTGGAACCAACTAGCGGAAAAATTATTTTCGATGGTAAAGATATCACAGAAGTAAAAGGAACTTCTCTCCGTAAAATTAGACAAGATTTCCAAATGGTTTTTCAAGATCCCTATGCTTCCCTCAATCCAATGCAAATGGTTGGAGATGTTATTTCTGAACCAATTCGGAATTTTACAGGAAAATCAACCAATCAATTAAAATCAGAAGTTATGAATCTACTTACAAAAGTAGGGTTACCGGAAGATGCATACTATAAATATCCTCACGAATTTTCCGGTGGACAGCGTCAGCGTATTGGAATTGCACGTGCACTTGCACTTCGTCCAAAACTTATTATTGCTGATGAACCGGTATCGGCACTTGACGTTTCTGTCCAATCACAAGTTTTAAACCTTCTTAAAGAACTTCAACAAGAATTCGACCTAACCTTTTTATTTATTGCCCATGATTTGAGTGTTGTTAAACATATGAGTGACCGTATCGGTGTTATGTACCTAGGCGGTTTAGTGGAAATTGCTGATAAGAAAAGTCTATACGCAGAGCCATTGCATCCTTATACGCAAGCGCTTGTATCGGCTATACCTGAACCAGATCCACGAAAGAAAAAACAGCGTATTATTTTACAGGGAGATGTGCCAAGTCCAATTGATCCGCCAAAAGGCTGTGCGTTTCATCCTCGCTGTATACATGCAATGGCAGAGTGCAGCCAAACGAAACCTGCCTTAAAGGAGGTGAGATCTGGCCATCAAGTAGCTTGCCATTTATATAACTCGTAA
- a CDS encoding YjzD family protein, with protein sequence MRVVMAFVWGFLLMNMAVYVISAMTGGTYSFATASILGVVFTLVVILIGELGVPNKPANNHH encoded by the coding sequence ATGCGTGTCGTAATGGCTTTTGTTTGGGGCTTTTTACTAATGAATATGGCAGTGTACGTAATCTCTGCAATGACGGGCGGTACTTACAGTTTCGCAACCGCTTCCATCCTTGGAGTAGTTTTCACGCTAGTTGTAATTTTGATTGGAGAACTGGGTGTACCGAATAAACCAGCAAATAATCACCACTAA
- a CDS encoding beta-ketoacyl-ACP synthase III has product MNAGVLGIGRYVPEKVVTNLDLEKVMDTSDEWIRTRTGIQERRIAADNEDTSDLAYKAAVEALHKANVEAEDIDMIIVATVTPDQPFPTVSCMLQEKLGAKKAASYDVSAACAGFMYGMITAKQFIETNAYKHILVVGVEKLSKITDWDDRNTAVLFGDGAGAVVMGPVSEGRGILSFELGSDGTGGKHLYQNELDHIVMNGREVFKFAVRQMGESAVNVIEKAGLTKEDVDFLVPHQANIRIMEAARQRLDLPEEKMSKTIQYYGNTSAASIPISIVHELEAGKIQDDDLIVMVGFGGGLTWGAIAIRWGK; this is encoded by the coding sequence ATGAACGCTGGTGTTCTAGGAATTGGACGTTATGTACCAGAGAAAGTTGTAACAAATTTAGATCTTGAAAAAGTAATGGATACATCAGATGAGTGGATTCGTACGCGCACAGGTATTCAAGAGCGCCGAATTGCAGCCGATAACGAGGACACATCTGATTTAGCTTATAAAGCAGCAGTTGAAGCTTTACATAAAGCTAACGTCGAGGCAGAAGATATTGACATGATCATTGTTGCTACGGTAACGCCAGATCAACCGTTTCCTACAGTATCATGTATGCTACAAGAAAAATTGGGAGCAAAAAAAGCAGCTTCTTACGATGTGAGTGCCGCATGTGCAGGATTTATGTACGGCATGATTACAGCTAAGCAATTTATTGAAACCAATGCTTACAAGCATATATTAGTGGTCGGTGTAGAAAAGCTTTCTAAGATTACAGATTGGGACGACCGTAACACGGCTGTTTTATTCGGAGACGGAGCAGGTGCAGTTGTAATGGGACCTGTATCAGAAGGACGAGGTATTTTATCCTTTGAACTAGGGTCCGACGGTACGGGAGGCAAGCACTTGTATCAAAACGAGCTTGATCATATTGTCATGAACGGACGTGAAGTATTTAAGTTTGCTGTTCGACAAATGGGGGAATCTGCTGTTAATGTAATTGAAAAAGCAGGTTTAACAAAAGAGGATGTTGATTTTCTTGTACCTCATCAAGCGAATATTCGTATTATGGAAGCTGCAAGACAGCGATTAGACTTGCCTGAAGAAAAAATGTCGAAAACAATCCAATACTACGGCAATACATCAGCAGCATCGATTCCAATTTCAATTGTTCATGAGCTTGAAGCAGGGAAAATTCAAGATGATGATTTAATTGTAATGGTTGGCTTCGGAGGCGGCTTAACATGGGGAGCTATTGCTATTAGATGGGGAAAATAA
- a CDS encoding DUF2268 domain-containing protein, whose translation MPIVSTSTWTEPKEISRYLARYFKKLKEKEYMELLFNYGMCPPSLMFIKELEEMKKRQVWKKVKAHYEKLKKAWNGPDVAVLVLPSNPRNRKMQREFNGRAGVAFTDKLFVFMTSHTSDEEMLAVLTHEYHHVCRLKAINKSDETITLLDAMMMEGLAERAVEEYCGKKYLAPWTNYYTIEEAKKMWEKHVKPYYNLRADEKKYDQLLFGQNWYPEMMGYNIGYHLVTSCMKPHTLTTTELLPLSTNTILKKSAFQL comes from the coding sequence ATGCCGATTGTTTCAACTTCTACTTGGACGGAGCCGAAAGAAATAAGCCGTTATCTTGCGCGCTATTTTAAGAAATTAAAAGAAAAAGAATATATGGAATTACTTTTTAACTATGGAATGTGTCCGCCTTCTTTAATGTTTATAAAAGAATTAGAAGAAATGAAGAAAAGACAGGTTTGGAAGAAAGTTAAAGCACATTACGAGAAGCTTAAAAAAGCATGGAATGGGCCGGATGTAGCGGTGCTAGTGCTTCCAAGCAATCCTAGAAATCGAAAAATGCAGCGTGAATTTAACGGAAGAGCAGGTGTCGCTTTTACCGATAAATTATTTGTGTTTATGACAAGTCATACATCCGATGAAGAAATGTTAGCGGTACTTACCCATGAATACCATCACGTTTGCAGGCTAAAAGCCATTAATAAATCTGATGAGACGATTACTTTGTTAGACGCTATGATGATGGAGGGGTTAGCTGAAAGAGCTGTAGAGGAGTATTGTGGTAAAAAATATTTAGCTCCTTGGACAAATTATTATACCATTGAAGAAGCTAAAAAAATGTGGGAAAAGCATGTTAAACCTTATTACAATCTGCGCGCTGACGAAAAGAAATATGATCAACTGTTATTTGGCCAAAATTGGTATCCAGAAATGATGGGCTACAATATTGGTTATCATCTTGTTACTTCATGTATGAAGCCTCACACTTTAACAACTACCGAGCTGCTTCCTCTTAGCACCAATACTATCTTAAAAAAATCTGCGTTCCAACTGTAA